A genomic window from Salvia hispanica cultivar TCC Black 2014 chromosome 5, UniMelb_Shisp_WGS_1.0, whole genome shotgun sequence includes:
- the LOC125189704 gene encoding uncharacterized protein LOC125189704, with protein sequence MHRPLFMHIVGALERRYLYFRTWEDAVGKPGVTPLQKCTVVIRQLAYGGAADMFDEYLHIGESTAVECLQNFCAGLRAIFGERYLRSPSPEDCQRLIDMHGSVHGFPGMLGSIDYDQASARTKEDIPCDRQEAARKDVERAFGVLQSRWAVVKGPSRQWYIPNIGDVMYACIIMHNMIVENEAAKLTQWTNEDDTGAGPRHGVATANVNMGVPHGEVKRMRAFTDMRQTDSHVRLQHDIIEEVWTRRGGH encoded by the exons atgcatcgtccgtTGTTTATGCATATCGTGGGTGCTTTAGAGAGAAGATACCTGTATTTCAGGACCTGGGAGGATGCGGTTGGCAAACCCGGTGTCACGCCCTTACAGAAGTGCACTGTCGTAATCAGGCAACTGGCGTACGGAGGCGcggccgacatgttcgacgagtaccttcacATTGGCGAGTCGACAGCCGTCGAGTGTCTGCAGAATTTTTGCGCGGGCCTTAGAGCGATATTCGGGGAGCGGTATCTTCGGAGCCCGAGCCCCGAAGACTGCCAGAGGCTGATAGATATGCATGGGTCGGTGCACGGGTTCCCTgggatgttgggcagcatagatt acgatcaagcATCCGCTCGGACAAAAGAAGACATACCTTGCGACCGTCAGGAGGcagcgcgcaaggatgtggagcgggcatttggtgtgctccagagtCGATGGGCGGTAGTGAAGGGTCCTTCACGGCAGTGGTATATTCCCAACATCGGCGATGTCATGTACGCATGTATCATAATGCACAATATGATTGTCGAAAATGAAGCTGCGAAATTGACTCAGTGGACCAATGAAGATGATACGGGTGCCGGTCCAAGGCACGGCGTGGCCACCGCGAATGTGAATATGGGGGTACCTCATGGAGAGGTCAAGAGGATGCGCGCATTTACCGACATGCGGCAAACAGATTCCCATGTTCGACTTCAGCacgatatcatcgaagaggtTTGGACGCGGAGGGGTGGGCATTGA